One window from the genome of Gimesia aquarii encodes:
- a CDS encoding cation diffusion facilitator family transporter, which translates to MAQSNSRFAVVAAIVGNASITLAKGATFLITGSGAMLSETIHSIADLLNQILLLIGIVRADQAPDQRFEYGYAGERYVWALISAVGIFFLGCGVTIYHGVQSLFHPPELAMGEMNWAIGALLFALVIDAIVFYLAIKGEWKNAVRYNKPFHNYLRYEADPAAVAVILEDGAACLGVIIALAAILLTQITGHHYWDAIGSIGIGVLLGGIAVWLIIRNQELLVGPSIPREEKQQVVQILKNNPLIDDVIDLRSRVLSIDNYRIKADLSFNPAELSKRLKKKALAAYPDIKNEQEFEKFCQNYTKDLLDTLTEEIDKIEEEIQRQIPKAQHLDLEAN; encoded by the coding sequence ATGGCGCAAAGCAATTCCCGGTTTGCGGTGGTCGCAGCAATCGTAGGTAACGCGTCGATTACTCTCGCCAAAGGAGCCACATTTCTTATTACCGGCTCGGGAGCTATGCTTTCAGAAACAATCCACTCGATTGCCGATCTCTTGAATCAGATTCTATTACTCATTGGAATAGTACGTGCTGATCAAGCCCCTGATCAACGATTTGAATATGGTTATGCGGGGGAACGATATGTATGGGCATTAATCTCCGCTGTTGGAATCTTCTTTCTGGGCTGTGGCGTGACCATCTATCACGGCGTGCAATCACTCTTTCATCCTCCGGAATTAGCGATGGGAGAAATGAACTGGGCCATCGGGGCACTGTTGTTTGCGCTTGTTATTGATGCAATCGTTTTTTACCTGGCGATCAAAGGGGAATGGAAAAACGCGGTTCGTTACAATAAACCCTTTCATAATTATCTTCGATATGAAGCTGATCCGGCTGCGGTTGCCGTCATTCTTGAAGATGGTGCTGCCTGTCTGGGTGTGATTATTGCACTCGCTGCAATCTTGCTCACTCAAATAACAGGACATCACTATTGGGACGCCATCGGTTCGATCGGCATTGGAGTTTTGTTGGGTGGGATTGCCGTCTGGCTCATCATTCGTAATCAGGAATTACTGGTTGGCCCCAGTATTCCACGTGAAGAAAAACAACAAGTCGTTCAGATTCTAAAAAATAATCCCCTGATTGACGATGTCATCGACCTCAGATCTCGCGTGCTTTCCATCGATAATTATCGAATTAAAGCAGACCTCAGTTTTAATCCTGCAGAACTGTCGAAACGACTTAAGAAAAAAGCGCTTGCCGCTTATCCAGATATAAAAAACGAACAAGAGTTCGAGAAGTTTTGTCAGAATTATACAAAGGACCTACTTGATACTCTGACGGAAGAAATCGATAAAATCGAGGAAGAGATTCAAAGGCAAATTCCCAAAGCACAGCATCTTGACCTGGAAGCCAACTGA
- the mnmA gene encoding tRNA 2-thiouridine(34) synthase MnmA yields the protein MSTRVVLAMSGGVDSSAAAHLLLEQGYEVIGLFMRSGATEETVCATDDKNTLPILNSKPHKQGCCSASDAADARRVADMLDIPFHALNFKDAFGRIKDYFADEYLAGRTPNPCVMCNNWLKFGKLWEFAEQVGASYISTGHYAQLNSVPGESQPALVRGLDRSKDQSYVLFGINRGLLDKIIFPVGGFVKPEIRELAGEAGLRTANKPDSQEICFIPDNDYFGFLNRYRGEQETAGEMVDTQGNVVGHHNGFENYTIGQRKRLGVAFGTPRFVIKIEPESKRVVIGTREDLARKTLEANRSNWLIDSPGSEIRCQAQIRYQHKEADCTVEILDEDRFRVSFDNPEYGVAPGQAVVLYDQDRVLGGGWIM from the coding sequence ATGTCTACGCGTGTTGTATTGGCGATGAGTGGCGGGGTCGATAGTTCCGCAGCCGCCCATTTATTACTGGAGCAGGGTTACGAAGTGATCGGGCTGTTCATGCGGTCGGGTGCGACAGAAGAAACAGTCTGCGCAACGGACGATAAAAATACACTGCCCATACTCAATTCGAAACCACACAAACAAGGTTGCTGCTCGGCCAGTGACGCCGCTGATGCCCGCCGTGTCGCTGATATGCTGGACATCCCGTTTCATGCACTCAACTTTAAAGACGCCTTCGGACGTATCAAAGACTACTTCGCCGATGAATATCTTGCCGGTCGCACACCCAACCCTTGTGTCATGTGTAATAACTGGCTGAAGTTCGGCAAGCTCTGGGAGTTCGCAGAACAAGTCGGCGCTTCCTATATCTCAACCGGACACTATGCACAGTTGAATTCTGTTCCCGGAGAAAGTCAGCCGGCACTGGTACGCGGTCTCGATCGATCAAAGGATCAGTCCTACGTTCTCTTTGGTATCAATCGCGGTTTGCTCGATAAAATCATTTTCCCAGTGGGAGGATTCGTCAAACCGGAAATTCGCGAACTGGCGGGAGAAGCCGGCTTGCGAACAGCTAACAAACCAGATAGCCAGGAGATCTGTTTTATACCCGACAATGATTATTTTGGCTTTCTCAATCGCTATCGTGGTGAGCAGGAAACCGCTGGCGAAATGGTTGATACTCAGGGTAACGTCGTCGGCCACCACAATGGTTTCGAAAATTATACCATCGGCCAGCGCAAACGGCTGGGTGTTGCCTTTGGAACACCACGGTTTGTCATCAAAATTGAACCAGAATCAAAACGCGTGGTAATTGGAACGCGCGAGGATCTGGCTCGAAAAACGTTAGAAGCCAATCGTAGCAACTGGTTGATTGACAGTCCCGGTTCTGAAATACGCTGTCAGGCTCAAATCCGGTATCAGCACAAGGAAGCAGACTGCACCGTTGAAATTCTAGACGAAGATCGCTTCCGTGTTTCGTTTGATAATCCGGAATATGGTGTTGCACCAGGTCAAGCGGTGGTACTTTATGACCAGGATCGAGTGCTTGGCGGCGGCTGGATCATGTAA
- a CDS encoding MMPL family transporter has protein sequence MDNLSSDNQERSFLSETLCAMTQFVVTHSKFSLAFALIISIGCVLLTVFRLEFKTDRADLIDPTAAFHKKWINYTESFGSSSDLVCVVESDTPEAIKYVLRVLGKRIEQHPELFENPLYQIDPGDLPSKGLQYLTPQQLQTGLDRLDEYGPIYRGGRWDLTQVDLLYDRLKYQIQSRSTSYRGAEREEHLEPLFNHAAILSNSMSRYLANQSDFQSPWPSIVPVNERMRERSREVIYLLNQSGTMGFLKVFPVHQENGFDGATSAIEKMRSIIGEVAAENPEAKISLTGIPVLENDEMRKSQSDMINASIISCLGVGLLLFIGFRGFRHPILALIMLSAGMAWAFGYTTLTIGHLNILSVSFAVILIGLGIDFGIHYLARYIELRHHGENLEAALLKTSSTVGTGIVTAALTTALAFYCAGLTPFLGIAELGFIAGGGILLCAVATFIVLPALLSRADRNIEVKQMPTPFQGKWLQKIIIRFPRSVALCSLGVVAFCAVQMLQKTDDGWKSRVVYDYNLLNLQASGLESVEVQKRIFNDAQNSLLFAVSVADSVDEAHALRRKFEALPTVHHVEELASRVPAHSPRETNLLVQSFRAQLEQLPDTVPYVNRLNPLIIGRKLEQFYVLLSRYNHPKAQATARVLDQFLNRFESMTLSQQSRFLDEFQYRTTASLLGQFKALRGASDPAPVRFSDLPRSLTSRFVSAEGKWLIQVYPRDHIWEIGPLEEFVKEVRSVDPDVTGTPLQNYEASQQIKVSYKTASVYALAIICIVLLFDYLSRRHAAMSMIPALVLATCTWFILFNRGTPISIEAAIGMFLVMCIGVAFVLDRQSLYDVFLTMLPPVVGGIVMFGILAMMSIDLNPANLIVLPLILGIGVDDGVHVVHDYRMKKGAYKTSPSTINAIVLTSLTSMIGFGSMMIATHRGLYSVGLVLVIGVACCLFVSLVTLPALLTWISNREQATDSVSVNSGDDRQNKHGKKRRNRNEMEAAA, from the coding sequence GTGGACAATCTCTCTTCAGACAATCAGGAACGCTCATTCCTCAGCGAGACATTGTGCGCGATGACCCAGTTTGTGGTCACCCACTCTAAGTTTAGTCTGGCGTTTGCGCTCATTATTTCCATTGGTTGTGTGTTACTGACGGTCTTCCGTTTGGAATTCAAAACAGATCGTGCTGATTTAATTGATCCCACAGCCGCCTTTCATAAAAAATGGATCAATTATACAGAGAGTTTTGGTAGTTCCTCTGACCTGGTGTGTGTCGTTGAGTCGGATACTCCCGAAGCCATAAAGTATGTACTACGCGTTCTGGGAAAGCGGATTGAACAACATCCTGAGTTATTTGAAAATCCGCTCTATCAAATTGATCCCGGTGATCTTCCGTCGAAGGGATTACAATATTTGACCCCCCAGCAGTTACAGACGGGATTAGATCGACTGGATGAATATGGCCCGATCTATCGTGGTGGACGTTGGGATCTAACACAGGTTGATTTACTCTATGATCGACTGAAATATCAGATTCAGTCGCGATCCACGAGCTATCGTGGGGCAGAACGCGAAGAACATCTGGAGCCTCTCTTCAACCACGCTGCGATTCTATCGAACAGTATGTCGCGTTATCTGGCGAATCAGAGTGATTTTCAGTCTCCCTGGCCTTCAATTGTTCCCGTGAATGAACGAATGCGCGAGCGATCACGAGAAGTGATCTATCTATTGAACCAAAGTGGGACGATGGGATTTCTCAAAGTATTCCCCGTACATCAGGAAAACGGGTTTGATGGTGCGACTAGTGCGATTGAAAAAATGCGCAGTATCATTGGAGAAGTGGCAGCCGAAAACCCTGAGGCAAAGATAAGCCTGACTGGAATTCCGGTACTTGAGAACGATGAGATGCGCAAATCACAGTCCGATATGATTAATGCATCAATCATCTCCTGTCTCGGTGTGGGACTCTTGTTATTTATCGGGTTTCGAGGTTTTAGACATCCCATCCTAGCGTTGATCATGCTGTCGGCAGGCATGGCGTGGGCGTTTGGATATACAACGTTAACCATTGGTCACTTAAATATCCTTTCGGTTTCTTTCGCTGTGATTCTGATCGGGCTCGGGATCGATTTTGGAATACATTATCTGGCTCGTTACATCGAACTACGTCATCATGGGGAAAATCTGGAAGCGGCACTTCTTAAGACATCGAGTACCGTAGGAACCGGTATTGTTACTGCAGCATTGACGACAGCGTTGGCCTTTTACTGTGCTGGGTTGACACCTTTTCTGGGAATTGCCGAGTTAGGATTCATCGCCGGTGGTGGAATTCTACTCTGTGCAGTTGCGACATTTATTGTTTTGCCTGCACTGTTATCACGGGCTGATCGGAATATCGAAGTCAAGCAGATGCCCACCCCCTTTCAGGGGAAATGGTTACAGAAAATTATCATCCGATTTCCACGGAGTGTGGCTTTGTGCTCTTTGGGTGTGGTTGCTTTCTGTGCGGTTCAGATGCTGCAAAAAACAGACGACGGTTGGAAGTCTCGTGTGGTTTATGATTATAACCTGCTAAACTTGCAAGCTTCCGGTCTGGAATCGGTGGAAGTTCAAAAACGCATTTTTAATGATGCTCAAAATTCTCTTTTGTTCGCGGTTTCGGTGGCAGATAGCGTCGACGAAGCCCATGCGCTCCGCAGGAAGTTTGAAGCATTGCCTACCGTACATCATGTTGAAGAGCTGGCTTCGCGCGTTCCCGCTCATTCGCCACGTGAGACAAATCTGCTCGTTCAATCGTTTCGGGCTCAGTTAGAGCAATTGCCCGATACTGTTCCCTATGTTAACAGATTGAATCCTCTCATTATTGGACGAAAACTGGAACAGTTTTATGTGCTCTTGTCTCGCTATAACCATCCGAAAGCTCAGGCAACGGCACGTGTACTCGATCAATTTCTGAATCGATTTGAGTCGATGACACTGTCTCAGCAATCACGTTTTCTTGACGAATTTCAGTATCGCACAACGGCTTCTCTGTTAGGTCAATTTAAAGCGTTACGAGGGGCTTCCGACCCGGCTCCTGTTCGTTTTTCAGATCTTCCTCGGTCTTTGACTTCTCGCTTTGTGAGTGCAGAGGGGAAATGGTTGATTCAGGTATATCCCCGCGATCATATCTGGGAGATTGGTCCGCTGGAAGAATTTGTAAAAGAGGTTCGCTCCGTTGACCCCGATGTCACTGGAACGCCATTACAAAATTATGAGGCTTCGCAGCAGATCAAGGTCAGTTACAAAACAGCTTCAGTTTATGCTCTGGCTATTATTTGCATCGTTTTATTGTTTGACTATTTAAGCCGTCGACACGCTGCCATGTCGATGATTCCTGCGTTAGTTCTTGCAACTTGCACCTGGTTTATTCTCTTCAATCGAGGAACGCCCATCAGTATTGAAGCAGCTATAGGCATGTTTTTGGTGATGTGCATCGGAGTTGCGTTTGTTTTAGATCGACAAAGTCTTTACGACGTTTTTTTGACAATGCTGCCTCCCGTCGTTGGTGGTATTGTCATGTTTGGGATTCTGGCAATGATGTCGATCGATCTCAATCCGGCAAATCTGATTGTGTTACCCTTGATTTTAGGGATTGGCGTCGATGACGGCGTGCATGTCGTTCATGATTATCGGATGAAAAAAGGCGCCTATAAAACATCTCCAAGTACCATTAATGCCATCGTCTTGACTTCGCTTACTTCCATGATCGGTTTTGGAAGTATGATGATCGCAACGCATCGGGGGCTCTATAGTGTTGGTCTGGTGCTGGTGATTGGTGTTGCCTGTTGCTTGTTCGTTTCCCTTGTCACCTTACCAGCTCTTTTGACCTGGATTTCCAATCGCGAACAAGCGACCGATTCAGTAAGCGTCAATAGTGGAGATGACAGGCAAAACAAGCATGGTAAGAAGCGGCGAAACCGCAACGAAATGGAAGCCGCCGCTTGA
- a CDS encoding glutamine--tRNA ligase/YqeY domain fusion protein, with translation MSTPEEKTPTDFIRTIIEEDNQTGKHDGRVHTRFPPEPNGYLHIGHAKSICLNFGIAGENPGGLCNLRFDDTNPEKEDVEYVDSIKEDVRWLGFDWADREYFASDYFDQLYEYAIVLIKKGKAYACDLPADQMREYRGTATEPGKPSPGRSRSVEENLELFERMKNGDFKEGEFVLRAKIDLASPNFHMRDPVIYRVRHVHHHRTGDKWCIYPMYDYTHCISDSIEKITHSICTLEFEDHRPLYDWILDELEIFHPQQIEFARLNMTYTVMSKRKLLELVQGNYVSGWDDPRMPTICGMRRRGVTPESLREFCKTIGVTKFNSMTDKVVLENSIREHLNQVAPRVMGVLNPLRVVIDNYPEDTTEELDAVNNPNDESAGTRKVPFSKVIYIEKEDFMEDPPKKFFRLSPGKEVRLRYAYFVTCVDVIKDDTGEVIELRCTYDPETKGGNAPDGRKVKATIHWVSESHAVDAEVRLYDHLFKTPDPEDLPEGVDYKTNLNPDSLQVLTGCKLEPSLREAEPGSRFQFERLGYFCVDRQDSSPEKPVFNRTVTLRDAWAKVEKQLQNQPKKK, from the coding sequence ATGTCGACTCCCGAAGAAAAAACACCAACCGATTTTATTCGGACAATCATCGAAGAAGATAATCAAACAGGCAAACATGACGGGCGTGTGCATACACGTTTTCCGCCTGAACCGAATGGTTATCTGCATATCGGGCATGCCAAATCAATCTGTCTCAATTTTGGTATTGCCGGTGAGAATCCAGGTGGCCTTTGCAATCTGCGGTTCGATGATACCAATCCTGAAAAAGAGGACGTGGAATACGTCGATTCGATTAAAGAAGATGTTCGCTGGCTGGGGTTTGACTGGGCGGATCGTGAGTATTTTGCGTCTGACTATTTCGATCAGCTTTATGAATACGCGATTGTGTTGATCAAAAAAGGAAAAGCGTATGCCTGCGATTTACCCGCGGATCAAATGCGCGAATATCGAGGAACTGCTACTGAACCAGGTAAACCAAGTCCGGGTCGTTCCCGGTCGGTCGAAGAAAACCTGGAACTCTTTGAACGTATGAAAAATGGTGATTTCAAGGAAGGCGAATTTGTCTTACGTGCCAAAATCGATCTGGCTTCACCAAACTTCCATATGCGCGATCCTGTGATCTATCGTGTGCGACATGTGCACCACCATCGTACGGGGGACAAATGGTGTATCTATCCGATGTATGACTATACGCACTGTATTTCAGACTCAATCGAAAAGATCACACATTCCATTTGCACACTCGAATTTGAAGACCATCGGCCACTTTATGATTGGATTCTGGATGAGCTGGAAATTTTTCATCCTCAGCAAATTGAGTTTGCACGCTTAAACATGACTTACACAGTCATGAGTAAACGGAAACTATTGGAACTGGTCCAGGGTAACTACGTTTCTGGCTGGGATGATCCCCGCATGCCGACAATCTGTGGAATGCGACGTCGGGGTGTGACACCAGAATCGTTACGCGAATTTTGTAAGACGATCGGGGTGACGAAGTTTAATTCAATGACCGATAAAGTCGTACTGGAGAATTCCATTCGAGAACATTTGAATCAGGTTGCTCCGCGTGTGATGGGAGTATTGAATCCTTTACGTGTGGTGATTGATAATTATCCCGAGGATACGACCGAAGAGTTGGATGCGGTAAACAATCCCAACGACGAATCTGCAGGAACACGGAAAGTACCTTTCTCAAAAGTCATTTACATTGAGAAAGAGGATTTTATGGAAGATCCACCAAAGAAGTTCTTCCGGCTTTCTCCCGGCAAAGAAGTTCGATTGCGTTATGCTTATTTTGTGACCTGCGTCGATGTGATCAAGGATGATACAGGTGAAGTCATAGAATTACGTTGTACTTACGATCCTGAGACAAAGGGGGGAAATGCTCCCGATGGTCGAAAGGTTAAAGCAACAATTCACTGGGTTTCAGAATCACATGCCGTTGATGCGGAAGTCCGACTCTACGATCACCTTTTCAAGACTCCCGATCCTGAAGATTTGCCTGAAGGAGTTGATTATAAAACGAATCTCAATCCAGATTCGTTGCAGGTTTTAACGGGGTGCAAGCTGGAGCCAAGTTTGAGAGAGGCCGAGCCGGGCAGCCGCTTTCAGTTCGAACGTCTGGGATACTTTTGTGTGGATCGTCAGGATTCCTCACCTGAGAAGCCGGTGTTCAATCGAACTGTGACATTGCGGGATGCCTGGGCCAAGGTCGAAAAGCAGCTTCAGAACCAACCCAAAAAGAAGTGA
- the gltX gene encoding glutamate--tRNA ligase, protein MSTVRTRFAPSPTGYMHIGGMRTALFNWLWARHNGGQFILRIDDTDQERNLSEALDPILQAFKWLGLNWDEGPEVGGDNGPYFQSERNDLYRSAVDQLLAEGKAYRCYDTPEQIQADREAAQNEKRNYLNIRRSLELSESDKEQYEAEGRAPVVRLLVPRDQKIQIDDAVRGHVEFDAGLMSDPVILRANGTPLYNLATVIDDAQMKITHVIRAEEHLSNTPVQVLIFQALGYQLPQFAHIPFVAAPGGKEKLSKRKLDKYRKSPQFKKMFDKAEAVFPRIGLENAGGLDPVMVEYYEKIGYLPEAILNALSRLGWSLDDKTEIMSLDTIIENFTLDRIVKSAAGLDPDKLLSFQSHWMNQLSMDEKVERCSPFLEKAGLVQDASAPETKQRISHVIIGMEDRLKIASDILDFDEFFVADDQLVYDAKAFKKRIKKSAEAVTLLEKLKEKLAQASDFNAEALDQLLHDFVEQEGIGMGQIIHALRVAVSGKGTGIGMFDCLAILGKESCVQRIDHAISLSQSE, encoded by the coding sequence ATGAGTACCGTTCGAACCCGTTTTGCCCCTAGTCCAACAGGCTACATGCATATTGGAGGTATGCGGACTGCTTTATTTAACTGGCTCTGGGCACGGCACAACGGTGGGCAATTTATTCTTCGCATCGACGACACTGATCAGGAACGCAATCTTTCCGAAGCACTCGATCCCATTCTACAAGCATTTAAATGGTTGGGACTGAATTGGGATGAAGGACCCGAAGTGGGAGGCGATAACGGACCTTACTTTCAGTCCGAGCGAAATGACCTTTATCGGTCCGCCGTTGATCAACTACTGGCCGAAGGTAAAGCCTATCGCTGTTATGACACACCTGAGCAAATTCAGGCTGACAGAGAAGCGGCTCAAAATGAAAAGCGAAACTATCTGAATATTCGCCGTTCATTGGAGCTTTCAGAAAGTGACAAAGAACAATACGAAGCAGAAGGACGTGCTCCCGTAGTACGCTTGTTGGTTCCCCGGGATCAGAAGATTCAGATTGATGATGCCGTGCGTGGTCATGTTGAGTTTGACGCGGGCTTGATGTCAGACCCGGTGATCCTGCGGGCGAACGGAACACCTCTCTATAATTTAGCGACCGTGATTGATGACGCACAAATGAAGATCACACATGTGATTCGTGCGGAAGAACATCTTTCAAACACACCAGTGCAGGTCTTGATTTTCCAGGCATTGGGCTATCAACTGCCGCAATTTGCTCATATTCCGTTTGTCGCAGCGCCGGGGGGAAAAGAAAAACTGAGTAAACGAAAACTCGATAAGTACCGAAAGAGCCCTCAATTCAAAAAAATGTTTGATAAAGCAGAGGCTGTCTTTCCACGGATTGGTCTGGAAAATGCCGGAGGCCTTGATCCTGTGATGGTCGAATATTATGAGAAGATTGGCTATCTTCCCGAAGCAATCTTAAATGCACTCTCCCGATTGGGCTGGTCTTTGGACGATAAGACCGAAATTATGTCGCTGGACACGATTATCGAGAACTTTACCCTTGATCGCATTGTCAAATCTGCTGCAGGCCTTGATCCGGATAAACTGCTCAGTTTTCAGTCTCATTGGATGAATCAATTATCCATGGATGAAAAAGTAGAGCGCTGCAGTCCTTTTCTGGAAAAAGCAGGTTTGGTTCAAGACGCGAGTGCTCCCGAAACCAAACAAAGGATCAGCCATGTGATTATCGGGATGGAAGATCGTTTGAAAATCGCCAGTGACATTCTGGACTTCGATGAATTTTTTGTTGCCGACGATCAACTGGTGTATGATGCAAAAGCGTTCAAAAAACGAATTAAAAAATCCGCAGAAGCAGTTACTCTGTTAGAAAAACTGAAAGAAAAGTTAGCTCAGGCCAGCGACTTTAATGCGGAGGCATTAGATCAACTGTTGCACGACTTTGTGGAACAGGAAGGGATTGGGATGGGGCAGATTATTCATGCGTTGCGTGTGGCCGTCAGTGGAAAAGGGACGGGAATCGGAATGTTTGATTGTCTGGCCATTCTAGGGAAAGAAAGTTGCGTTCAGCGAATTGATCATGCGATTTCTCTTAGTCAGAGTGAGTAA
- a CDS encoding DNA polymerase ligase N-terminal domain-containing protein has protein sequence MRQFVILRHDHPQLHWDLMLEEEGVLKTWRLNELPAIDPASDESSIDLVAEALPDHRLVYLDYEGPVSGDRGEVQQWDRGTFSLLERSDGLIVALLTGEELAGRVTLKKTEQENQWSFNYTAFF, from the coding sequence ATGCGACAATTTGTCATACTTCGCCATGACCATCCCCAATTGCATTGGGACCTGATGTTGGAAGAAGAAGGCGTGCTTAAAACCTGGCGTCTCAATGAGCTACCAGCCATAGATCCGGCATCCGATGAATCATCGATTGACTTGGTTGCCGAAGCGCTGCCCGATCATCGGCTGGTTTATCTGGATTACGAGGGACCAGTCTCTGGAGATCGTGGTGAGGTTCAGCAGTGGGACCGCGGTACATTTTCACTTCTGGAACGCAGCGATGGATTAATTGTGGCATTGTTGACAGGGGAAGAACTGGCGGGACGGGTCACACTCAAAAAAACGGAACAGGAAAACCAGTGGTCGTTCAATTACACCGCGTTTTTTTAA
- a CDS encoding glycosyltransferase family 4 protein, giving the protein MCRRLTITVPSLSFGGAEGVATMMANHWAHIGDSVTLITLDSAKTDTFTFSESVQRYALGVMQDSDHLIQAVFNNRLRVRRLREMITESRPDVVISLTDRMNVLTLLAARKANWPVLISERSDPRHHPIGRLWSFLRKRTYPRAIKLIVQTQGVAEYFKPWMRPSQIEVIPNAVPIPRSAQVPIVTERSLNSRPESNVIFGMGRLSYEKGFDLLIDAFALLAAEFPEWKLCILGEGPLRESLQATIDERGLQNQVELKGWVGDPELILDQGKLFVLPSRYEGFPNALLQAMSRGLACISFDCESGPTEIIRSGIDGLLIPPGNVSEMANTLKHLMSDKTLRKKFAVNALEVTRRFSVTQYFQHWDQLINQSIS; this is encoded by the coding sequence TTGTGTCGAAGACTGACGATTACGGTTCCTTCTCTCAGCTTCGGCGGTGCAGAAGGTGTTGCCACCATGATGGCAAACCACTGGGCGCACATCGGGGATTCAGTCACTCTCATTACCTTGGATTCTGCGAAAACTGATACGTTTACGTTTTCAGAATCAGTCCAGCGGTACGCTTTAGGTGTGATGCAGGACTCTGATCATCTGATTCAAGCGGTGTTTAATAACAGGCTGCGTGTCAGACGATTGCGAGAAATGATTACGGAGTCTCGACCCGATGTTGTCATCAGTCTTACTGATCGCATGAACGTTTTGACGTTGCTTGCAGCGCGAAAAGCGAACTGGCCTGTTCTAATCTCAGAACGTTCTGACCCGCGGCATCATCCGATCGGGCGACTGTGGTCATTTTTGCGAAAACGAACATATCCACGAGCGATCAAATTGATTGTTCAAACTCAAGGAGTTGCTGAATATTTCAAGCCCTGGATGCGACCCTCACAAATTGAAGTCATTCCGAATGCCGTTCCCATTCCTCGTTCAGCACAAGTTCCAATTGTCACAGAACGATCGCTTAACTCACGGCCGGAGTCGAATGTGATTTTTGGTATGGGTCGGCTTTCTTATGAAAAGGGTTTTGATTTGTTAATCGATGCGTTTGCTTTACTGGCGGCTGAATTTCCCGAATGGAAGTTATGCATTTTAGGAGAGGGGCCGTTACGTGAATCATTACAAGCGACTATTGATGAACGTGGATTACAAAATCAGGTCGAATTGAAGGGTTGGGTGGGAGATCCTGAACTCATTCTGGACCAGGGAAAGCTGTTTGTACTTCCATCGCGATATGAAGGGTTTCCTAATGCATTGTTACAGGCGATGTCACGTGGATTGGCTTGTATCAGTTTTGATTGCGAAAGTGGACCAACGGAGATCATTCGCTCTGGAATCGATGGGTTATTGATACCACCGGGAAATGTTTCTGAAATGGCTAATACCCTCAAGCATTTAATGAGCGATAAAACACTACGAAAGAAATTTGCTGTCAATGCGCTGGAAGTGACACGGCGGTTTTCTGTGACACAATATTTTCAGCACTGGGATCAACTCATCAATCAATCGATTTCCTGA